One Bacteroidales bacterium genomic window, TTTATACCCTTTATTAATACGTCTACATTTTGGTCTTGCTGTGGAAGAATTATCAGCATCGAAAAATTGTTGCCAGAATAAGGCAGTTCTATAGCCTGAACTTTATCATCCTCAAAATAATCAAACTTACTTTTAAGGCCAATCATTTTGCATTTAATGGACTTTTGAGGAGTAACATAAAATTTAGCATCGCCTGTTCTTTCCTTTTGAAATTTCGTTTTCCAGTTTGCTTTAAAATAAACCGCATTGGTTAATACCAATCTTGTTAGGGTATTTAATGAATTAATAGGAAGAAGGTCTTTAATCCTGTCGGATGTTGCTTTTGATATATTATTGTTTATTAAAATCCGACTATCTTCATATTTATTTATAAAGTCTGCTCTTTCCAAAGAGGCACGATATTCATCCTTTAATGTTTTATCAAACGCTTTTTTTATGGTGTATGTCTTTTCAAGCCATATGGTATTTACCATGCTTAACTTTATGGAATCTGCCTTTGAACTTAACAATTTGAGTATACTTCCCTGCTGCCTATGAAATTTGCTACTGTTCGTAGGAAAATGAAATACCTTAGAAATCTGATTTTGTGTTTCCCCGTTTGCCCCAACATAAGTCATGCCCATTGCTGTACTAATGCTAATTGGGGAGAAAAAAACATTTCCTGTCCCATTTCCTGAAACCTTTTTGAAGAAATCGAAAGCGAACTGATTATTATAATCTGAAATATTGCTTTTTTGTGCTTGAGCATGGCTGTTAAACAATAGAAAAAAGCCAATTAGAATATTAAGTGTTCTCATTTTCCTTAGAGTATTTGTTAAAAGCGAAAGTACTAATTTTAGATTAACTATTATTCTTACCCATCTCTTTTGTTGACAACAACCCACATGCAGCTTGAATATCCTGGCCTCTTGATGCTCGAATTGTTGTAAAAACACCTTTAGTGGTTAATGCATTCCTGAATTCCATGATCCTCTCATCAGGAGTACCTTTCAAAGGGGTTAGTGGTATGGAATGG contains:
- a CDS encoding serpin family protein, whose protein sequence is MRTLNILIGFFLLFNSHAQAQKSNISDYNNQFAFDFFKKVSGNGTGNVFFSPISISTAMGMTYVGANGETQNQISKVFHFPTNSSKFHRQQGSILKLLSSKADSIKLSMVNTIWLEKTYTIKKAFDKTLKDEYRASLERADFINKYEDSRILINNNISKATSDRIKDLLPINSLNTLTRLVLTNAVYFKANWKTKFQKERTGDAKFYVTPQKSIKCKMIGLKSKFDYFEDDKVQAIELPYSGNNFSMLIILPQQDQNVDVLIKGINQDYLNSIINGLTEQSISISIPKYKLSTGYQLKLVLSDMGMPQPFSDDADFSKMSSGNDLKISNVFHKAFIEVNEEGTEATAATAVVIAMKSIGIERTFIVNRPYVFLIREKTSGLILFMGRINDPTKSE